From the genome of Variovorax sp. RA8, one region includes:
- a CDS encoding aspartate aminotransferase family protein, protein MTHPTALPSKAALDAIDRAHLIHPVSPWRVHEERGPTVLASGRGAWLTDANGHELLDAFAGLWCVNVGYGQESVVQAAAEQMRRLPYATGYFHFSSEPAIRLAEKLVQITPASLTRVYFTLGGSDSVDAAVRFIVQYYNAIGKPSKKQFIALERGYHGSSSTGAGLTALPAFHRGFDLPLPTQHYIPSPNPYRHADGADPQGLIAASVASLRAKVEALGAHNVAAFFCEPIQGSGGVIVPPKGWLKAMREAARELDILFVVDEVITGFGRTGPMFACEAEGVEPDLMTVAKGLTAGYAPMGATLMSEQVYAGIADGAPAGAPIGHGATYSAHPVSAAVALEVLRLYQEGGVLANGQRGAVHFAAGLDALCEHPLVGDARHRGLLGALELVSDKASKRGFDAALGLSDRIFAAGYRNGLVFRSFGDHILGFAPALTFTEDEFARVFVRLRKTLDEVLQAPDVRAALAD, encoded by the coding sequence ATGACACACCCCACCGCATTGCCTAGCAAGGCCGCGCTCGACGCGATCGACCGCGCCCACCTCATCCACCCTGTCTCGCCCTGGCGCGTGCACGAGGAGCGCGGCCCCACCGTGCTCGCCTCGGGCCGCGGCGCGTGGCTGACCGATGCCAACGGCCACGAGCTGCTCGACGCCTTCGCGGGCCTGTGGTGCGTGAACGTGGGCTATGGGCAGGAGAGCGTCGTGCAGGCCGCCGCCGAGCAGATGCGGCGGCTGCCGTATGCCACGGGCTACTTCCATTTCAGCAGCGAGCCTGCCATCCGCCTGGCGGAGAAGCTGGTGCAGATCACACCCGCCTCGCTGACTCGCGTGTACTTCACGCTGGGCGGCTCCGACTCGGTCGATGCCGCGGTGCGCTTCATCGTGCAGTACTACAACGCGATCGGCAAACCGTCGAAGAAGCAGTTCATCGCGCTGGAGCGCGGCTACCACGGCTCCTCGTCCACCGGCGCAGGCCTGACCGCCCTGCCGGCCTTCCACCGCGGCTTCGATCTGCCGCTGCCCACGCAGCACTACATCCCCTCGCCCAACCCGTACCGCCATGCGGACGGTGCCGATCCACAGGGGCTGATCGCGGCGTCGGTGGCGTCGCTGCGCGCCAAGGTCGAGGCGCTGGGCGCGCACAACGTGGCGGCCTTCTTCTGCGAGCCTATCCAGGGCTCGGGCGGCGTGATCGTGCCGCCCAAGGGCTGGCTGAAGGCCATGCGCGAGGCCGCGCGCGAGCTGGACATTCTCTTCGTGGTGGACGAGGTCATCACCGGCTTCGGCCGCACCGGCCCCATGTTCGCGTGCGAGGCGGAGGGCGTGGAGCCCGACCTCATGACCGTGGCCAAAGGCCTGACCGCCGGCTATGCGCCGATGGGCGCCACGCTGATGTCGGAGCAGGTCTATGCGGGGATTGCCGATGGTGCGCCGGCCGGCGCGCCGATCGGCCATGGCGCCACTTATTCGGCGCACCCGGTCAGCGCCGCGGTCGCGCTCGAGGTGCTGCGGCTTTACCAGGAGGGCGGCGTGCTCGCCAACGGCCAGCGCGGCGCAGTGCATTTCGCGGCCGGTCTGGACGCGCTGTGCGAGCACCCGCTGGTGGGCGATGCGCGCCATCGCGGCCTGCTGGGTGCGCTGGAGCTGGTGAGCGACAAGGCGAGCAAGCGCGGCTTCGACGCAGCGCTCGGGTTGTCGGACCGCATCTTCGCCGCGGGCTACCGCAACGGGCTGGTGTTCCGCTCCTTCGGCGATCACATCCTCGGTTTCG
- a CDS encoding 2-hydroxyacid dehydrogenase, which translates to MNTTTFLYKSDPVRGRQWAEVFRRRAPEIDFRIWPDIGDAARVRFLAAWEPPEELDVRFPHLEVLFSSGAGVDQFDFAALPAALPVVRMVEPGIVRGMVEYVTHAVLGLHRDMPRYRRQQQEARWCPLPVRPAGERRVGVLGLGSLGQAVLAQLVGLGFDCAGWSRSRHAVEGVSCHAGADELPAFLARTDILVCLLPLTESTRAFLDARLFSMLPEGAGLVHVGRGPQLVDADLLAALASGRIGDAVLDVTDPEPLPPAHAFWRHPNIQLTPHIASMTQPLSAAEVVLDNLRRFERGEPMIGLVDRTRGY; encoded by the coding sequence ATGAACACGACCACCTTCCTCTACAAGTCCGACCCGGTGCGAGGCCGCCAGTGGGCCGAGGTGTTCCGGCGCCGGGCGCCGGAGATCGATTTCCGCATCTGGCCCGACATCGGCGACGCGGCGCGGGTGCGCTTCCTTGCGGCCTGGGAGCCGCCCGAAGAGCTGGACGTGCGCTTCCCCCATCTCGAGGTGTTGTTTTCCTCGGGCGCCGGCGTCGACCAGTTCGACTTCGCCGCGCTGCCCGCCGCGTTGCCGGTGGTGCGCATGGTGGAGCCCGGCATCGTGCGCGGCATGGTCGAGTACGTGACGCACGCGGTGCTCGGCCTGCATCGGGACATGCCGCGCTACCGGCGCCAGCAGCAGGAGGCTCGGTGGTGCCCCCTGCCCGTGCGGCCCGCTGGCGAGCGGCGCGTGGGAGTGTTGGGGCTCGGCTCGCTCGGCCAGGCGGTGCTGGCGCAGCTGGTCGGCCTGGGCTTCGACTGCGCAGGCTGGAGCCGCTCGCGGCATGCGGTCGAGGGCGTGAGCTGCCATGCCGGCGCCGACGAGCTGCCGGCCTTTCTCGCGCGCACCGACATTCTCGTGTGCCTACTGCCGCTGACCGAGTCGACGCGCGCCTTTCTGGACGCTCGGCTGTTCTCGATGCTGCCCGAAGGCGCGGGCCTGGTGCACGTCGGCCGCGGCCCGCAACTCGTGGATGCCGACCTGCTGGCCGCGCTGGCCAGCGGCCGGATCGGCGATGCCGTGCTCGACGTGACCGACCCCGAGCCGCTGCCGCCGGCACATGCCTTCTGGCGCCACCCCAACATCCAGCTCACGCCGCACATCGCGAGCATGACGCAGCCATTGAGCGCAGCGGAGGTGGTGTTGGACAACCTGCGGCGCTTCGAGCGCGGCGAGCCGATGATCGGGCTCGTCGATCGCACGCGGGGGTATTGA
- a CDS encoding GNAT family N-acetyltransferase has protein sequence MPDRALDAPTADDVVLRPMTTDDLPSAQALSAQLRWPHRPADWAQAFAHAEGIVVECDGEIVGTAQRWRWGARHATIGLVIVAPASRGRRIGHRMMSALLKGLDEHTVLLHATPEGRPLYERLGFVPTGELRQHQGVAQTAPLVALRPGRRLRPAGLNEAAALQALDAAARGMPRDALIAELLGSADACVVLDQDNAPHGFAMLRRFGRGHAIGPVVAPDCESAKAMIAHLASQNAGHFTRIDIDFASGLSEWLESTGLLCVDAPTTMVRGKPLAVPTEGPVLFAIVTQAVG, from the coding sequence ATGCCTGATCGCGCCCTGGATGCACCCACCGCAGACGACGTGGTGCTGAGACCGATGACGACCGACGACCTGCCGTCTGCGCAAGCGCTGTCGGCGCAGCTGCGCTGGCCGCACCGCCCGGCCGACTGGGCGCAGGCGTTCGCGCATGCCGAGGGCATCGTCGTCGAGTGCGACGGCGAAATCGTGGGCACCGCGCAGCGTTGGCGCTGGGGCGCGCGCCACGCGACCATCGGCCTCGTGATCGTGGCGCCGGCCAGCCGGGGACGACGCATCGGGCACCGGATGATGAGCGCGCTGCTCAAGGGCCTCGACGAACACACCGTGCTGCTGCATGCCACTCCCGAAGGCCGCCCACTGTATGAGCGGCTCGGCTTCGTGCCTACCGGCGAGCTGCGCCAGCATCAGGGCGTCGCGCAAACCGCGCCGCTGGTCGCGCTGCGGCCAGGCCGGCGCCTGCGCCCCGCGGGCCTGAACGAAGCGGCGGCGCTGCAGGCGCTCGACGCCGCGGCGCGCGGCATGCCGCGCGATGCGCTCATCGCCGAGCTGCTCGGCAGCGCCGATGCCTGCGTGGTGCTCGACCAGGACAACGCGCCGCACGGCTTCGCGATGCTGCGCCGCTTCGGCCGCGGCCATGCGATCGGCCCGGTGGTCGCCCCCGACTGCGAAAGCGCGAAAGCGATGATCGCGCACCTCGCCAGCCAGAACGCCGGGCACTTCACGCGCATCGACATCGACTTCGCGAGCGGACTGAGCGAATGGCTCGAGAGCACCGGCCTGCTGTGCGTGGATGCGCCGACGACGATGGTGCGCGGCAAGCCGCTCGCCGTGCCGACGGAAGGCCCGGTCCTGTTCGCCATCGTGACTCAGGCCGTGGGTTGA
- a CDS encoding cupin domain-containing protein: MSKNLLINFNFDQLGDAREYRPPAERVIEGDIVCRNWDIDSAKDDKVRAGVWESTPGVNRSIKGETWEFCLILAGVVELTEDGQPPVTYRAGDCFIMKPGYTGTWRTLETVRKVWIMA; the protein is encoded by the coding sequence ATGTCCAAAAATCTGCTTATCAACTTCAACTTCGACCAGCTCGGCGATGCGCGCGAATACCGCCCGCCGGCAGAGCGCGTCATCGAAGGCGACATCGTGTGCCGCAACTGGGACATCGACAGCGCCAAGGACGACAAGGTGCGCGCCGGCGTGTGGGAGTCGACGCCCGGCGTCAACCGCTCCATCAAGGGCGAGACCTGGGAGTTCTGTCTGATCCTGGCCGGCGTGGTCGAGCTCACCGAGGACGGACAGCCCCCAGTGACCTACAGGGCAGGGGACTGCTTCATCATGAAGCCGGGCTATACCGGCACCTGGCGCACCCTCGAAACCGTGCGCAAGGTATGGATCATGGCCTGA
- a CDS encoding haloacid dehalogenase type II, producing the protein MTFHPKYITFDCYGTLTRFRMGDLARDMFADRIPAEQMEQFIADFTAYRFDEVLGDWQPYEVVLKNAVRRLCKKWKIQYLDHEAQKYYDAVPTWTPHADVPAGLSKIANEIPLVILSNASDDQIQKNVALLGAPFHRVYTAQQAQAYKPRLKAFEYMLDSLGCNPEDVLHVSSSLRYDLMSADDLGIVNKVFVNRGHGPGNPAYRYVEIKDIGGLPGVVGL; encoded by the coding sequence ATGACCTTCCATCCCAAGTACATCACCTTCGACTGCTACGGCACCCTCACGCGTTTTCGCATGGGCGACCTGGCGCGCGACATGTTCGCCGACCGGATCCCCGCCGAGCAGATGGAGCAGTTCATCGCCGACTTCACTGCCTACCGCTTCGATGAAGTGCTGGGCGACTGGCAGCCGTACGAAGTGGTGCTGAAGAACGCGGTGCGGCGCCTGTGCAAGAAGTGGAAGATCCAGTACCTCGATCACGAGGCGCAGAAGTACTACGACGCGGTGCCGACCTGGACCCCGCACGCGGACGTGCCGGCCGGGCTGTCCAAGATCGCCAACGAGATCCCGCTGGTGATCCTCTCGAACGCATCGGACGACCAGATCCAGAAGAACGTGGCGCTGCTCGGCGCGCCTTTCCACCGCGTCTACACCGCGCAGCAGGCCCAGGCCTACAAGCCGCGGCTCAAGGCCTTCGAGTACATGCTCGACTCGCTGGGCTGCAACCCCGAAGACGTGCTGCACGTGTCCTCCAGCCTGCGCTACGACCTGATGTCGGCGGACGACCTGGGCATCGTCAACAAGGTGTTCGTCAACCGCGGCCATGGGCCCGGCAACCCGGCCTACCGCTACGTCGAGATCAAGGACATCGGCGGCCTGCCGGGCGTCGTCGGTCTCTGA
- a CDS encoding NAD(P)/FAD-dependent oxidoreductase, with protein MKLDSYWTDSAPAFAALARELPAQADVAIVGGGFTGLSAALALARRGAKVAVLEAGGRVAAEASGRNGGHVNNGLAVDYAEVAAKFGAERARAWYRAYDDAVDTVERLVRDEAIDCDFLRNGKLKLATRPGHMAALERSAGRLIGDGVDTDVEILDAARVRAEVQSDQFQGGLLYRRSGQMHMGRFAQGLAAAAERNGAQIHLGTGVQRIERLDRGHAHRLHTRRGTVTAQQVLLATGATRHGGYGSFGWLRRRIVPIGSFIVVTEPLGAERAQALLAGRRTYVTVANIHHYFRLTTDHRLVFGGRARFAISSPQSDAASGEILRAGLARIFPQLGNVRLDYCWGGLVDITQDRLPHAGEREGLYYAMGYSGHGTQMSVHMGQRMAAVMAGDASANPWRDHDWPAIPGHFGPPWFLPAVGLYYTLKDRLAA; from the coding sequence ATGAAGCTTGACTCCTACTGGACCGATTCGGCGCCCGCCTTCGCTGCGCTGGCGCGCGAGCTGCCGGCGCAGGCCGACGTCGCGATCGTGGGCGGCGGCTTCACGGGCCTGTCTGCGGCGCTGGCCCTGGCCAGGCGCGGCGCCAAGGTGGCGGTGCTCGAGGCCGGCGGGCGTGTGGCCGCCGAGGCCTCGGGGCGCAATGGCGGCCACGTCAACAACGGACTCGCCGTGGACTACGCCGAGGTGGCGGCCAAGTTCGGCGCCGAGCGCGCACGCGCCTGGTACCGCGCCTACGACGATGCGGTGGACACGGTGGAACGGCTGGTGCGCGACGAGGCCATCGACTGCGACTTCCTGCGCAACGGCAAGCTCAAGTTGGCCACGCGGCCGGGCCATATGGCCGCGCTCGAGCGCAGCGCCGGGCGCCTGATCGGCGACGGCGTCGATACCGACGTCGAGATCCTCGACGCGGCGCGCGTGCGGGCCGAAGTGCAGAGCGACCAGTTCCAGGGAGGGCTGCTCTACAGGCGCAGCGGCCAGATGCACATGGGCCGCTTCGCCCAGGGCCTGGCGGCCGCGGCCGAGCGCAACGGCGCGCAGATCCATCTCGGAACCGGGGTGCAGCGCATCGAGCGCCTGGACCGCGGCCATGCGCACCGGCTCCACACCCGGCGCGGCACCGTCACCGCCCAACAGGTGCTGCTGGCCACCGGCGCGACGCGCCACGGCGGCTACGGCAGCTTCGGCTGGCTGCGCCGGCGCATCGTGCCGATCGGCAGCTTCATCGTCGTCACCGAGCCACTGGGCGCCGAGCGCGCCCAGGCCCTGCTCGCGGGCCGGCGCACCTACGTCACGGTGGCGAACATCCACCACTACTTCCGGCTCACCACGGACCATCGCCTGGTCTTCGGCGGGCGGGCGCGCTTCGCGATCTCCAGCCCGCAATCGGACGCCGCCAGCGGCGAAATCCTGCGCGCAGGGCTTGCCAGGATCTTCCCGCAGCTCGGCAACGTGCGGCTGGACTACTGCTGGGGCGGCCTGGTCGACATCACCCAGGACCGCCTGCCGCATGCCGGCGAGCGCGAGGGCCTGTACTACGCGATGGGCTACAGCGGCCACGGCACGCAGATGTCGGTGCACATGGGCCAGCGCATGGCAGCCGTGATGGCCGGCGATGCGAGCGCCAACCCGTGGCGCGACCACGACTGGCCCGCCATCCCCGGCCACTTCGGCCCGCCCTGGTTCCTGCCGGCGGTCGGCCTGTACTACACGCTCAAGGACCGCCTGGCCGCCTGA
- a CDS encoding ABC transporter substrate-binding protein, whose protein sequence is MNSTSNQSFEQLVGPGESLRVMDSLKRGATRRDILAMLMAGGMQATLAGGIAGAAMSAHAQTPRKGGRIRVAGATAAANDTLDPAKQSNQTDYARCNMVYNGLTSLDGSLTPQPALAESFTTKDAKTWVFTLRRGVVFHDGKALSPADVVFSVMRHKDPATASKAKVLADQIESIKATGPNEVTFVLSAPNADLPVILGTFHFQIVKEGTTDFNAGIGTGPYKLKEFKPGVRSVVVRNDAYWKPGKPYLDEIEFVGIGDESARVNALLSGGMDLVGSVNPRSVERVKSTPGFAIFTTQSGQYSDLVMRKDVGPGANPDFVLAMKHLFDREQMKKTIALDYAVIGNDQPIDPTNRFYFAGLPQRPFDLDKAKFHLQKSGVTGKVPVVASPAALYSVEMALLLQQSAQRAGLELDIKRMPADGYWSNHWLNSHVGFGNVNPRPSADVLLTQFFQSGAAWNESRWKSEKFDQLLLASRAETDLAKRKQMYADMQTMIHQDAGIGIPLFLASIDGHTSKLKGLSPIPLGGLMGYNFAENVWLEA, encoded by the coding sequence ATGAACAGCACCAGCAACCAGAGCTTCGAGCAGCTTGTCGGTCCCGGCGAAAGCCTCCGCGTGATGGATTCGCTCAAGCGCGGCGCCACGCGGCGAGACATCCTCGCCATGCTGATGGCCGGCGGCATGCAGGCCACGCTGGCCGGCGGCATCGCCGGCGCGGCGATGTCCGCCCACGCGCAGACGCCGAGGAAGGGCGGGCGCATCCGCGTGGCCGGCGCGACTGCCGCCGCCAACGACACGCTCGACCCGGCCAAGCAGTCGAACCAGACCGACTACGCGCGCTGCAACATGGTCTACAACGGCCTCACCTCGCTGGACGGCAGCCTGACGCCCCAGCCCGCGCTGGCCGAGTCCTTCACCACCAAGGACGCCAAGACCTGGGTCTTCACCCTGCGCCGCGGCGTGGTGTTCCACGACGGCAAGGCGCTCTCGCCGGCCGATGTCGTGTTCTCGGTGATGCGCCACAAGGACCCGGCCACCGCTTCCAAGGCCAAGGTGCTCGCCGACCAGATCGAGAGCATCAAGGCCACGGGCCCGAACGAAGTGACCTTCGTGCTCAGCGCGCCGAACGCCGACCTGCCGGTGATCCTCGGCACCTTCCACTTCCAGATCGTCAAGGAAGGCACGACCGACTTCAACGCCGGCATCGGCACCGGCCCCTACAAGCTCAAGGAATTCAAGCCCGGCGTGCGTTCGGTGGTGGTGCGCAACGACGCCTACTGGAAGCCCGGCAAGCCCTACCTCGACGAGATCGAGTTCGTGGGCATCGGCGACGAGAGCGCACGCGTCAACGCGCTGCTGTCCGGCGGCATGGACCTGGTGGGCTCGGTCAACCCGCGCTCGGTGGAGCGCGTCAAGAGCACGCCCGGCTTTGCCATCTTCACGACGCAGTCGGGCCAATACTCCGACCTGGTGATGCGCAAGGACGTGGGCCCCGGTGCCAATCCGGACTTCGTGCTGGCGATGAAGCACCTGTTCGACCGCGAGCAGATGAAGAAGACCATCGCGCTCGACTACGCGGTGATCGGCAACGACCAGCCCATCGACCCGACCAATCGCTTCTACTTCGCGGGCCTGCCACAGCGCCCCTTCGACCTCGACAAGGCGAAGTTCCACCTGCAGAAGTCCGGCGTCACGGGCAAGGTGCCGGTGGTGGCATCGCCCGCGGCACTGTACTCGGTGGAGATGGCCCTGCTGCTGCAGCAGTCGGCGCAGCGCGCGGGACTGGAGCTCGACATCAAGCGCATGCCGGCGGACGGCTACTGGTCGAACCACTGGCTCAACAGCCACGTCGGCTTCGGCAACGTGAATCCCCGCCCGAGCGCCGACGTGCTGCTGACGCAGTTCTTCCAGTCGGGTGCGGCGTGGAACGAGTCGCGCTGGAAGAGCGAGAAGTTCGACCAGCTGCTGCTGGCCTCGCGCGCCGAGACCGACCTGGCCAAGCGCAAGCAGATGTACGCCGACATGCAGACCATGATCCACCAGGACGCCGGCATCGGTATCCCGCTGTTCCTCGCGAGCATCGATGGCCACACGTCCAAGCTCAAGGGACTCTCGCCGATCCCGCTGGGCGGCCTCATGGGCTACAACTTCGCCGAGAACGTGTGGCTCGAGGCGTGA
- a CDS encoding ABC transporter permease gives MNHVILKLLAQRLALALLSLLAVSVVVFAITAVLPGDAAQEQLGQDATPETVAALRAQMGLDVPAPERYAKWLLGMVKGDPGRSSTTQMPVAELVASRLPNSLLLAAVTALFSVPIALTLGIASAVWRGSWFDRAASATAVGVVSVPEFLVATLAVLVFAVQLRWLPALSFVNDIDSIGQMLRAFAMPVLVLCCVIVAQMMRMTRAAVIDQLEAPYIEMVRLKGASPMRMVLAHALPNAVGPIANAVALSLSYLLGGVIIVETIFNYPGIAKLMVDGVSQRDMPLVQTCAMIFCCAYLILVTTADICGILANPRLRHR, from the coding sequence ATGAACCATGTGATCCTGAAGTTGCTTGCCCAACGCCTCGCGCTGGCGCTGCTGTCGCTGCTGGCGGTATCGGTCGTCGTCTTCGCCATCACCGCGGTGCTGCCCGGCGATGCCGCGCAGGAACAGCTCGGCCAGGACGCCACGCCCGAGACGGTTGCCGCGCTGCGTGCCCAGATGGGCCTGGACGTGCCGGCGCCCGAGCGCTATGCGAAGTGGCTGCTCGGCATGGTGAAGGGCGACCCCGGCCGCTCGTCCACCACGCAGATGCCGGTGGCCGAGCTGGTCGCCAGCCGCCTGCCCAACTCGCTGCTGCTGGCGGCGGTGACGGCGCTCTTCTCGGTGCCGATCGCTCTCACGCTCGGCATCGCCTCGGCGGTGTGGCGCGGCTCGTGGTTCGACCGTGCGGCCTCGGCCACGGCGGTGGGCGTGGTGTCGGTGCCGGAGTTCCTGGTCGCAACGCTCGCGGTGCTGGTGTTCGCGGTCCAGCTGCGCTGGCTGCCCGCACTGTCCTTCGTCAACGACATCGACTCCATTGGGCAGATGCTGCGCGCGTTCGCCATGCCGGTGCTGGTGCTGTGCTGCGTGATCGTGGCGCAGATGATGCGAATGACGCGCGCCGCGGTGATCGACCAGCTCGAGGCCCCCTACATCGAGATGGTGCGGCTCAAGGGCGCCTCGCCGATGCGCATGGTGCTGGCGCACGCGCTGCCCAACGCCGTGGGCCCGATCGCCAACGCCGTGGCGCTGAGCCTGTCGTACCTGCTGGGCGGCGTGATCATCGTCGAAACCATCTTCAACTACCCCGGGATCGCCAAGCTGATGGTCGACGGCGTCTCGCAGCGAGACATGCCGCTGGTGCAGACCTGCGCCATGATCTTCTGCTGCGCCTACCTGATCCTGGTGACGACGGCCGACATCTGCGGCATCCTCGCCAACCCGCGGCTTCGGCATCGTTAG
- a CDS encoding ABC transporter permease, which yields METSTSATVVSATAPPTPAPQGRRRSPLRWLGGFGPSGLLGLAVLVFWLLAALLGPWLLSHGTAASGTSNVFAPISATHWLGTDFLGRDMLALIIQGARYTIGVALLATLLASGTGITLALLAAASGRWIDAVLSRGLDTLTAIPSKMFALIMVAGFGSSVPMLVVTAGIIYVPGAYRMARSLAVNINALDYVTVARTRGEGTLYVMLREILPNIVGPMLADLGLRFVYVVLLLASLSFLGLGIQPPAADWGSLVRENIGALAMGGASVIVPALAIASLTIGVNLVIDNLPGRTARERGAR from the coding sequence ATGGAAACGTCCACCTCTGCCACGGTCGTGAGCGCCACGGCTCCCCCGACGCCGGCGCCGCAAGGGCGCCGGCGCAGCCCGCTGCGCTGGCTCGGCGGCTTCGGCCCATCCGGCCTGCTCGGCCTCGCGGTGCTGGTGTTCTGGCTGCTCGCGGCGCTGCTCGGCCCCTGGCTGCTCTCGCACGGCACGGCGGCCTCGGGCACCTCCAACGTATTCGCGCCGATCAGCGCGACGCACTGGCTCGGCACCGACTTCCTCGGCCGCGACATGCTGGCGCTCATCATCCAGGGCGCGCGCTACACGATCGGCGTCGCGCTGCTCGCCACGCTGCTGGCGAGCGGAACCGGCATCACACTGGCACTGCTGGCGGCGGCCAGCGGACGCTGGATCGATGCGGTGCTCAGTCGCGGCCTCGACACGCTGACCGCGATCCCGAGCAAGATGTTCGCGCTGATCATGGTGGCCGGCTTCGGCTCCTCGGTCCCGATGCTGGTGGTGACGGCGGGCATCATCTACGTGCCGGGCGCCTACCGCATGGCGCGCTCGCTGGCGGTCAATATCAACGCGCTCGACTACGTGACCGTGGCGCGCACGCGCGGCGAAGGCACGCTCTACGTCATGCTGCGCGAGATCCTGCCCAACATCGTGGGCCCGATGCTGGCCGACCTGGGCCTGCGCTTCGTCTACGTCGTGCTGCTGCTGGCGAGCCTGAGCTTCCTCGGCCTGGGCATCCAGCCGCCGGCCGCCGACTGGGGCTCGCTGGTGCGCGAGAACATCGGCGCGCTGGCCATGGGCGGCGCCTCGGTGATCGTGCCGGCGCTGGCCATCGCGAGCCTGACCATCGGGGTCAATCTCGTCATCGACAACCTGCCGGGCCGCACCGCCCGCGAAAGAGGAGCACGCTGA
- a CDS encoding ABC transporter ATP-binding protein → MGAPLIVQGLSICAGANTLVDGLSFSVQPGEVLALIGESGSGKTTTALALMGYARHGCRISAGRVQIGDTDVLALNAAQQRALRGRTVSYIAQSAAASFNPSRSIMDQVVEPTVIHGLCKRSEAEAKAVQLFRELALPDPETIGDRYPHQVSGGQLQRLMAAMALIGDPDLVILDEPTTALDVTTQIEVLRAFRRVVRERRATAVYVSHDLAVVAQMADHILVLRDGRMRELNATGQVLSAPVDDYTKCLLAAARPVPRASAKAANDDPELLLDIRQLSAGYGPVDAQGRPAMPILQDINLQLHRGQAIGVIGESGSGKTTLARAVAGLLKPSHGSVLFRGRELKPTLQQRDRDDLRRIQIVFQMADTALNPSQTIERILARPLEFYKGLRGEPLKRRIRELLDLVKLPHSVAGRLPGGLSGGQKQRVNLARALAADPDLILCDEVTSALDTVVAAAVLDLMAELRRELGVSYLFISHDLHTVRAVCDEIVVMQHGRKLAQVARCDYERGPHHPYYELLARSVPELRQGWLDDMDRIAAAAR, encoded by the coding sequence ATGGGCGCACCACTGATTGTCCAGGGCCTCAGCATCTGCGCCGGCGCGAACACGCTGGTCGACGGCCTGAGCTTCTCCGTGCAGCCCGGCGAGGTGCTCGCGCTGATCGGCGAGTCGGGCTCCGGCAAGACCACCACCGCGCTCGCGCTGATGGGCTATGCGCGCCACGGCTGCCGCATCTCGGCGGGGCGCGTACAGATCGGCGATACCGACGTGCTCGCGCTGAATGCGGCACAGCAGCGCGCGCTGCGCGGGCGCACCGTGTCCTACATCGCGCAGAGTGCGGCCGCGTCCTTCAATCCCTCGCGCTCGATCATGGACCAGGTGGTCGAGCCGACCGTCATCCATGGCCTGTGCAAGCGCTCGGAGGCGGAGGCGAAAGCGGTGCAGCTGTTCCGCGAGCTGGCGCTGCCCGACCCGGAAACCATCGGCGATCGCTATCCGCACCAGGTTTCCGGCGGCCAGCTGCAGCGCCTCATGGCGGCGATGGCACTGATCGGCGACCCCGATCTCGTGATCCTCGACGAGCCGACCACCGCGCTCGACGTGACCACGCAGATCGAGGTGCTGCGTGCCTTCCGACGCGTGGTGCGCGAGCGCCGCGCCACCGCGGTCTACGTGAGCCACGACCTGGCCGTCGTCGCGCAGATGGCCGACCACATCCTGGTGCTGCGCGACGGCAGGATGCGCGAGCTCAACGCGACCGGGCAGGTCCTCTCGGCGCCGGTGGACGACTACACCAAGTGCCTGCTGGCCGCAGCGCGGCCCGTGCCGCGTGCTTCGGCCAAGGCAGCGAACGACGATCCCGAGCTGCTGCTCGACATTCGACAGCTCTCGGCCGGCTACGGGCCGGTGGATGCGCAGGGGCGCCCGGCCATGCCGATCCTGCAGGACATCAACCTCCAGCTGCACCGCGGCCAGGCCATCGGCGTGATCGGCGAGTCGGGCTCCGGCAAGACGACGCTTGCGCGGGCGGTGGCCGGTCTCCTGAAGCCCAGCCATGGCAGCGTGCTGTTCCGGGGCCGCGAGCTGAAGCCGACGCTGCAGCAGCGCGACCGCGACGATCTGCGCCGCATCCAGATCGTGTTCCAGATGGCCGACACGGCGCTCAATCCTTCGCAGACCATCGAGCGCATCCTGGCGCGCCCGCTCGAGTTCTACAAGGGCCTGCGCGGCGAGCCGCTGAAGCGCCGCATCCGCGAGCTGCTGGACCTGGTGAAGCTGCCGCACTCCGTCGCCGGCCGCCTGCCGGGCGGCCTCTCGGGCGGGCAGAAGCAGCGGGTGAACCTGGCGCGCGCACTCGCGGCCGACCCCGACCTCATCCTGTGCGACGAGGTGACCTCCGCGCTCGACACCGTGGTCGCCGCGGCGGTGCTCGACCTGATGGCCGAGCTGCGGCGGGAGCTCGGCGTGTCCTACCTGTTCATCAGCCACGACCTGCACACCGTGCGCGCGGTGTGCGACGAGATCGTCGTCATGCAGCACGGCCGCAAGCTGGCGCAGGTGGCACGATGCGATTACGAGCGCGGGCCGCACCACCCCTACTACGAACTCCTGGCTCGCTCGGTCCCCGAGCTGCGCCAGGGCTGGCTGGACGACATGGACCGCATCGCTGCGGCAGCAAGATGA